The sequence below is a genomic window from Hippocampus zosterae strain Florida chromosome 7, ASM2543408v3, whole genome shotgun sequence.
AAACGCGGAAATAAGCATCAACTTCCAGAGTGATATTCCTTAAAATAATGATTATTCACAAACAAACGCTCGAGTAACACTTCCACACGGGTAACAATACGTCAAGTCACACAATCTGTGAAAAAGTTTGTAGAGTTCGAGCTCACCTTTCTTACTCTCTCAATGCAAGTGTGTACCCCATGCATGGCACAACGCTGCCCTCAAGAGGCCAATGTGTGCACAGCCAGAACagtcggtatttttttttcaacttactGTTTAATTGCGATTCTTTTAATATATGATTGCTTTACTTTCTTATTCAATAATTTTGTCGTCCTTTATATGACTTTGTTCAAAATTCACAAGTACAAAGatgtagactttttttctttttaataccaACACAAAATTTCACATCATATGGCACAAAATGTATTATCTGAGGTCCGAGGTCTCCTGTTTCTAGTCTCAAACAGTAAAGCACCAAAGTCAGATTGATAGGTGACAAAATTAACAACTCAAAgaacatctttttattttcaaaaacaacattttacattcaaaaaataaaatggtttgCTCAAGCTTTGTTACAGTCAAGGGCAGTAATAGGATGTGcttaaaagtaaaatacaaaatggtatTCAATAGTTTTATATAAGATAGCTGCCCACGTGAGTGGCACCTGTATATCAAATTTTACAAGAAGCGCAATTTATTTGTTAGCCTTGAGTGATGCGTGAGTCCCatgacagatgttttttttatggatAGACTGCATTGTTGATCAAAATAGTATAGCTGTGCATGCACATgcaatgtttacaaaaaaaataattaatggaAATGCAAATTGCATGTAAATCAGTGAACAATAAAATAGCACTTTGTACCCAGCTAATAGTTTTAAATGAATAATTCATTGACCACCTGTCAGGTTGGCtcctttttatatatatatatatatatatatatatatatatattcaacacGACAAATTCACTTCTGAATTAATGTTATGATACTTTCTTTGAATGTTAAAACCAAAATAATCCTTGCTGATAAATGGTCTACAACTGACGTATAAAGTGCATCTTAATTTAACTCAAATACAGACAGGGCATTTTATTATATCTTGTTTAGTTATTGATGTGAAGAGGACAACACACTGTATTAAATCAAAGTCCACCATATGAGGAAATAAGGCAGAAGATTTCATTTGTTGAAACACGATTCAATGCCACGATGAACACATATAGGAGGTACAGGATAAGATGATgtgtagcttaaaaaaaaaacaaacgtgttgttcatgacaaaataatgagaGCGCAACTCGACGCCGGGGTTTTGTTCATCACGTGAAGGTGGagtaaaaacacaatttcagtCCCACGTCTCTCTCAAGACTTTCTACTGCTTTGAACGTAGAAAACTCAACTTTTCTAGTCAATCATCAGCTTCTTGAGAGAGTTGAGATAAGCCGGAATGAGCGAGCTGACGGACTCGCCGTCGTCGTTGAGCATCTTCTCGCCTCGGCCCTCTGAGCCCACGGAGCTCGCCGACCGCACCAGACCGGGATGCGGCGTACTGTAACCCTGCAGGTGggcaacaaaaacacaccatAGGCACTGGGGCACAGTCATACTGGACCGGTGATATAGTCGTCCTTATTTTTCTTCAGTCAAGTCCAAAATTATTCAAGTTAAAGTTATTCATACATTTTAGGTATGAACAATATAGTATTCACATATCCAATCGAATGTAATAAAGAGCCAGATCAGGCTGTGATGACATACAGAGGAGTATCCCTTGCTGAAGCTGCCTCTCTTCTTGGTCCTTATCTTAGTTAGTGCCGACTCGGCGATGTCAGCTCGTTCCTCAGCGTCATCCAGTTCATGGACCGTCTTCCTGTATTTGGCCAAGTTCATGTTGGCTTGCTCCTCCTGCGATCATTTGTTGAGAAATATATTGTGAAATGATGCGAATTGGTGGGATAAAGGCGCAGTTCGAAGTTTGACATTGCTATTTCTGTAGAAAATGTGAGTGAATGCGAAAGAGCCGCCGGTAAAAAGGAACGATGCAGAgcaaggggtgtcaaactctttttttgtcacgggccacattttaatTACTGTTTTCCTTGTAGGGCTGTTGTGActcaaaccatataaagaagtcaagaataactgttgatttaATTAATGTTTAAGTCATGAAGGGTTTGGTAACAATAAAGTAATTCCaatgtctctcttatttattccatgggagaattaaaaatgttgttcgacattttagaaagcatcatggaaggttacatgtttgattttgcttttgtgggccacataaaatgatgtggcaggccggatttggccctcgggccttgagtttgacacctgtgatgcagcgtgcttttgaaaaatgaaaatagctgaagttttccttatttttttttgcagagtttAAGAGTGGTTTGAAttgattaaataataataacaataacaaaaatttgAAGTTGTTCTTTTTGGTGGAACATAGAGAATGATAAGGAAaggtggaaaacacacatacagcctCTTCCACTTGTCTCTTGTAGGCCCTCATCTTGTTCTGCAGTCTCTCCACCAGCTCCTGCATTCTCTGCTGGTTCTTCTGGTCCTCCTCAGACTGGAAGACAAGTTCCTTAAGCCGCCGCTCATTCTTCCGTAGAGTCTTCACCGTCTCGCCGTGTCGCTTCTGCTCGGACTCCAGTTCGAGCTCCAACTCTTTCACCTGCATCCACAGCATCGCTTTGCAATTACAGCATGTGACAACAGAGGGCAGTGATGCTCTTCTACTactaccccctcccctccccaccaccaccacaaaagCCAAACCACAAAAAGTATTTCCTTGCAATGCTCGCACAGCCATATTGAAAAGCCACATTTggtttggggtattttttttagattcctCTCCTGTCTAATGCAGtgattcttaacctgggttcggttaaattcggtgagtcggtctcaggggttcgacggaccctctgccatggagggtaacacacacccgactcaacatgttaattagttatgacacgcccgcttggcaatcactggctgcagatgatcacatgacattgcttgtccaatcagtgctgtgagaaatttagttcgcgtgtgactgtcgtgatagtacgtcgtacagttataaaaaaaaaaaaaacatacttatcTCTTtcaattgtatattttttttcctgtttttaataaatgttttttttaatatcttgaatttattccaaaaaatatatgtatttatttttcactcatgaagggttcggtgaatgtgcaaattaactggttgggttccgGTACCTCTCAAAAGGTTCAGAACCACTGTGACTACAATGCAAGTGAACCAGCCATCACCACACACACCATTTAATGTCTTAATGTCGGACCACTGGCGTCTGCGGCGTTCATGACATTATCGACGAGCGGTAATAaacttgggggagggggggggggtgtatgtgCCTTTCAGCCTGCGTTGGGCTGTCTTTTCTGTCTTTTGAGCGTCTCTTCATCCTTATGTAAATTAGCTCCACCCCTACATAGCAGCAAGCGGAAGTGCAGAACGGCCAGCGTACTTTCGGCAATATGCGGGTGAGAAAAGATTTACTTATTGGTGAATTTCACACTGGATAGATGGTCTGGCACTCTTGAGACTCAATtatttggacacacacacacaaacacacacgcacgcacacaaaatcagTTTTGCATATTGTGCCCTAATTGAGACTGCACCATTTGTACTCTGACTTTGTTTTTATATGAATAAATTATTGAACAAGATAAATTGTTAAAACTGACTTCCTCTCTTTGGCAATGTTAATGGCTCATAAatcacaagattttttttttgggggggggggggggggtaccgagTAAGTGATGGTTTCGGAGAGTCAAAGTTTCCGTCCAATGTCAGCAATCGGTATTTCTGGAAATAGACCTTTCGGTTCCAGAAGCAGTGTTTTTTGACACTCCAATTCACGCTGGTTATCGAGTGTGGTGGGAAATCAAGTCAGAGGCACATTGGGGTGGATGACATGCTGCAATTTAAAACATACGGTTCTTTGCAACTGTATAAGATCGTGGTGAAGGCCAACCGCATTGTGGACATGTCTGAGATTCATCAAATCATCACATGACAGATGAGGAGCGACTTTCAAGAAGCATGGTACGAAACAGCAGGCTTCTCATTCAAAGGATCAAttaattgtaaaaaaagaaaaacgaccgCATTGGGTACAAAATACTGAGCGGCAGTTTACCTTTCCTTCCAATTTCTGGATGATCTTCTTGCCACCTTTTAGTGCCATTTGCTCCGCCTCCTCCAACTTGGCGCTCATGTCTTTCACCTGAGCCTCGAGACTTTTCTTCACCTTCTCCAGATGGATGGTGTGCTCTTGCTCCAGGCGTAGCTCCTCCCCCACTCTGGCCAACTATCGACAATCAGCAGCTTATTGATCGCATCGCTTCACGAGTTCCTCCGGAGCGTGCGTTTTTACCTCGCAGCTGGCCTTCTTGGATTTGTCTACCGATCCTCTCAGCTCTCCTTGGAGCTCATCATGCTCATGCTGCAGAGCTTGGATATCCACTTCCAGCTTCCTCCTCCCACTCAGAACCGACTGGAGCTAAAAAACCCAGAAAAGTAATTCACGGGTCTGGTTATTCTCCGTTTGGGATTTCCTGAttcctctacttacgaacgtctcttcatacgactttttcaagttacgaaatgcctcaacagatATTAGGCTCTAGTTGTGTAGACCGCACTTCTGTGAAAAATCCTGAAGACACAAGGCTCTTTGCTAGCTGTTTGCTAGCTGTTTGCTAGACCGATCTCCGTCAAGTTGGGCACAGCATCGGAAGTGTCATTGGAAATGCTCCTGTGGGAGTTGTTTAAAACGAACGAGACTAGACGCCCTGATTTGCCATGAGTGGCTGTGACCACCCCACAGCTGCGCAGCACTCCCTctctcagacattttttttgtttttacatcacATTGCATTTCTTCAAACGCTAAATTTCCTACTCTTAGACCAAGAGATCAAAAGTCACCTGGTTGTTGAGATCGCTGTATTTTTCGTTGGCATCCTGCAACTCCACTTCCAAGGCTTTGCGAACTCTCTCTGTATTCTCCAGGGCGGAACGAGTCTCTTCACCGTCACTGACCAGTAGCGCACAACGTCTCTCCAAGGCCGCCATCTCATCCTTGTGCTCCTCGCGGGCCCTCACCTCCTCCTCAAGCTGAGCCTGGAGCTCCTAAAGAAGACAGGAGTCACACGAGTTTGCACAGTAGTACAACACCGCGATGGTGAAATGAGCATGCCGTCATCAAACCTTGATCTGTTGCTGATTCTTTTTACTGCTCTTGGTGAATTCGGTGTTGCTCTTGGTGAGGAGATCCACTTGAAGCTCCATTTCAGCCACATCCGCCTCGAGTTTCTTTTTGAGCTTTGCTCCCTCCATGCGACCTTTAATCTCCACATCCAAAGTGGCCTGCAGTGATTCTAGCGCCCTCTGGTGGCTTTTTCTGACAAAGAAGTCAAGAAGTCATAGTCAGGATCAAGCTTCGGCTTCAATGTTGAATTTTATTGCACCCAAGCTGTTTTGGAAGGAAGAGAAAGCAGAATGAGACGAGACTTACCTCTGGAGTACATTGAAGGTTTGAAAAGGAAATAGAAGACAGTATTACAGGCAGAAAGTGTGTGAAGCATAAAAGACGGGGAGAGGGGACTCCCCGAGAGACGAGGTACCGAGCAGCATCAAtctcttcctccttctcttGAAGTCTGCGCTCCAGATCTGATTTTGTCTGAGATAACTCCAGCTGCGACCTCAGTAACTTGGTTTCCTCAGCCTAAAAAGAATAAATCTGATCAgaattgaaataataataataataatacattttatttgtgggcgcctttctagaaactcaaggacaccttacaacaagcatgAGGAGCATTTTGATTCGGCGAAAATGGAAACGAACCTCTAAAGCCGCTTCGGATTCTTCCAGCGAAGCCTGTAATTCTTCTTTCTCCATCTCGATCTTCTTCTTTGCCTTCTGGAGCTCGTGGACACTCTTGCCTCCATCTGAGAGCTGGTCTGTGAGATCCGCAATCTCCTCTGCAAGTAAGGATagcttcattttgtgtgtgtgtgtgtgtgtgtgtgtacagcgtTGCCAATGGAATTTAATACTTCGGCTTTTCTTTGCCATTGTGTTTTGCCGCAACCATTTTATCTGCCCTTTGGCCTCGAAGGAGAGTAGAAATTGAAAGCGAGAGAGGATGATCATTTGCCATTTATGTTGTGGTAGCTTGTTCGTCTCTGAATATGTCGATTTTGAGGGCAGTGGGTCAACTATCCAACTCTACCTTGGTAGACCTTGTTCTCCCTTCGTAGAGCTTCCAGCTGCTCCAAAGACTCTTCATGCACCGTCTTCAGTTTGAAAAGCTCGCCCGTGTGTTGCCTGCTCTCCTTTTGACAGCCCTCCACCTCGGCTACCAGCTCCTCGCATTTCTGCTTCCAGTCTCCCAGTTGCTTTTCTAAAAGCCGTTGCTTTTTATCAAGAGCCTGTCCGCATCCGCTCGCCTTTAAAATGGAGAGCAGACGTGAAATTCTAGAATCGAGGGCATTTAGGGGAATAAAGCACACTTCCGCTCTCTACCTTTTCCAGGTCCATGCACAGTTCCTCCACTTCCCCCTGGAGCCTCTGTTTGGTTTTCTCCAGAGAGGAGCATTTCGCTTGCGTGGCCTCCGCTGCCTCCTCTGCCTCTTGCAGCCGCAGTACCAGTTTTTTCCTGTGACGCAAACGTTATTTCCTAGCAGTAGACCGGAATGCAGctgtcttcagaaaaaaaaaaaaaaagactgccagTATCAACTTGACCTACTTGGTTTCCTCCAGCTCTTCGGCATACTGGATGGAGTCCGCCTCGTGTTTGGTCCTCAAATGCGTCACCTCGCTGTTGAGTTTGGAGACGAGCCGCTGCAGCTCTTGTTTgctctcctgctcctcctcgagTTGCTCCTTGAGCCCCTCGCACTCCTGCCGAACCGAGCCCAGACTCGCGCCGAGCGCCTGCTTACACTGGCAACCGACAAGACACCCGCACGCTCGGTATTTCCTTCGTTTGCCTCAGAGCCACGTGAAACACTTCATTTCCGTTTCCTTTTCAACTTTTGTGCATTCACACCGCGACGCGTACTTTGACCTCCTCGTCCAGCTGTTTCTTCAGTTCCTCAAGCTGAGATTGGAGGAGAGACTTGGTCCGACTCAGCTGGCCGGATTTGTTCTCAGCCTCCGCCAGTCGTCGACTTGTGTCTGTGTTATCAGCTAGAGAGGGCGCATTGGAAATTTGATTGACACGATGTACTTTGACggagttattattatttcaaaccCGTTTCCAATGACCgcattggcctgaatataagacggccctgattataagacgaaccCCTCTTTTTCACGACTCAAGTTTcaaaaaagactttttaaacgacaaattaatttttatacagaaaataattacagtacgtctgaaacaaatgattctgagaatatatttgagagaaaaagcatgttattttgcctcattcaaatcttaatatgtgaacatttaaatatgtaaactaaagtgcaatcacatttgtaaatgaatggcttctggtttttgaaatgtaaattacatcataacttctcttcagctgccggttaagcctggccgatctttgaccaacttttctccagattgtcgctacgtttctccattttctgttatcgcttctactattttcttctcttttctttcttaccgctattttttatttt
It includes:
- the LOC127604820 gene encoding putative uncharacterized protein MYH16 isoform X2 — translated: MEKKVCVIQTDFHQYRPTVRPLAHVGPLTLQPVLHKPEGEMKEGEELRRTREQNDRLILMARELKDHSLQLERAKNDVASNYRTERDIAQVSELRCVQLEKAQRELERQLSGLSDRLEEGEVRSTQLALHRDRMEEECNSLRQDLDQLEGALIACERDKEQVIEDLHSEEEKVDLLTQQKMQLEKQVEDVKYQLEQERYQREELEKNSGKVEGDNLCAQETLEAADKTRNGPEDIIKRMDMDISSTRSKLEAEEALRSGLQKKSKELQARIEELEEELEAERAIRSKVEKQRADLGRELEELTDRLEEAGGVTASQMEMNKKREAELQRLRRDLEESSIQSETFAATMRKRHGDVIAELSEQCEALQRTRAKLEKEKQNLRMEVDDLSTSLEGLQKAKMSSDSQIKKLEEQLYEANRRGDDQQRTLTELTVAKNRLTADNTDTSRRLAEAENKSGQLSRTKSLLQSQLEELKKQLDEEVKCKQALGASLGSVRQECEGLKEQLEEEQESKQELQRLVSKLNSEVTHLRTKHEADSIQYAEELEETKKKLVLRLQEAEEAAEATQAKCSSLEKTKQRLQGEVEELCMDLEKASGCGQALDKKQRLLEKQLGDWKQKCEELVAEVEGCQKESRQHTGELFKLKTVHEESLEQLEALRRENKVYQEEIADLTDQLSDGGKSVHELQKAKKKIEMEKEELQASLEESEAALEAEETKLLRSQLELSQTKSDLERRLQEKEEEIDAARKSHQRALESLQATLDVEIKGRMEGAKLKKKLEADVAEMELQVDLLTKSNTEFTKSSKKNQQQIKELQAQLEEEVRAREEHKDEMAALERRCALLVSDGEETRSALENTERVRKALEVELQDANEKYSDLNNQLQSVLSGRRKLEVDIQALQHEHDELQGELRGSVDKSKKASCELARVGEELRLEQEHTIHLEKVKKSLEAQVKDMSAKLEEAEQMALKGGKKIIQKLEGKVKELELELESEQKRHGETVKTLRKNERRLKELVFQSEEDQKNQQRMQELVERLQNKMRAYKRQVEEAEEQANMNLAKYRKTVHELDDAEERADIAESALTKIRTKKRGSFSKGYSSGYSTPHPGLVRSASSVGSEGRGEKMLNDDGESVSSLIPAYLNSLKKLMID
- the LOC127604820 gene encoding myosin-16-like isoform X8, which translates into the protein MEKKVCVIQTDFHQYRPTVRPLAHVGPLTLQPVLHKPEGEMKEGEELRRTREQNDRLILMARELKDHSLQLERAKNDVASNYRTQVIEDLHSEEEKVDLLTQQKMQLEKQVEDLEYQLEQERYQREELEKNSGKVEGDNLCAQETLEAADKTRNGPEDIIKRMDMDISSTRSKLEAEEALRSGLQKKSKELQARIEELEEELEAERAIRSKVEKQRADLGRELEELTDRLEEAGGVTASQMEMNKKREAELQRLRRDLEESSIQSETFAATMRKRHGDVIAELSEQCEALQRTRAKLEKEKQNLRMEVDDLSTSLEGLQKAKMSSDSQIKKLEEQLYEANRRGDDQQRTLTELTVAKNRLTADNTDTSRRLAEAENKSGQLSRTKSLLQSQLEELKKQLDEEVKCKQALGASLGSVRQECEGLKEQLEEEQESKQELQRLVSKLNSEVTHLRTKHEADSIQYAEELEETKKKLVLRLQEAEEAAEATQAKCSSLEKTKQRLQGEVEELCMDLEKASGCGQALDKKQRLLEKQLGDWKQKCEELVAEVEGCQKESRQHTGELFKLKTVHEESLEQLEALRRENKVYQEEIADLTDQLSDGGKSVHELQKAKKKIEMEKEELQASLEESEAALEAEETKLLRSQLELSQTKSDLERRLQEKEEEIDAARKSHQRALESLQATLDVEIKGRMEGAKLKKKLEADVAEMELQVDLLTKSNTEFTKSSKKNQQQIKELQAQLEEEVRAREEHKDEMAALERRCALLVSDGEETRSALENTERVRKALEVELQDANEKYSDLNNQLQSVLSGRRKLEVDIQALQHEHDELQGELRGSVDKSKKASCELARVGEELRLEQEHTIHLEKVKKSLEAQVKDMSAKLEEAEQMALKGGKKIIQKLEGKVKELELELESEQKRHGETVKTLRKNERRLKELVFQSEEDQKNQQRMQELVERLQNKMRAYKRQVEEAEEQANMNLAKYRKTVHELDDAEERADIAESALTKIRTKKRGSFSKGYSSGYSTPHPGLVRSASSVGSEGRGEKMLNDDGESVSSLIPAYLNSLKKLMID
- the LOC127604820 gene encoding putative uncharacterized protein MYH16 isoform X3, which codes for MEKKVCVIQTDFHQYRPTVRPLAHVGPLTLQPVLHKPEGEMKEGEELRRTREQNDRLILMARELKDHSLQLERAKNDVASNYRTERDIAQVSELRCVQLEKAQRELERQLSGLSDRLEEGEVRSTQLALHRDRMEEECNSLRQDLDQLEGALIACERDKEQVIEDLHSEEEKVDLLTQQKMQLEKQVEDLEYQLEQERYQREELEKNSGKVEGDNLCAQETLEAADKTRNGPEDIIKRMDMDISSTRSKLEAEEALRSGLQKKSKELQVEKQRADLGRELEELTDRLEEAGGVTASQMEMNKKREAELQRLRRDLEESSIQSETFAATMRKRHGDVIAELSEQCEALQRTRAKLEKEKQNLRMEVDDLSTSLEGLQKAKMSSDSQIKKLEEQLYEANRRGDDQQRTLTELTVAKNRLTADNTDTSRRLAEAENKSGQLSRTKSLLQSQLEELKKQLDEEVKCKQALGASLGSVRQECEGLKEQLEEEQESKQELQRLVSKLNSEVTHLRTKHEADSIQYAEELEETKKKLVLRLQEAEEAAEATQAKCSSLEKTKQRLQGEVEELCMDLEKASGCGQALDKKQRLLEKQLGDWKQKCEELVAEVEGCQKESRQHTGELFKLKTVHEESLEQLEALRRENKVYQEEIADLTDQLSDGGKSVHELQKAKKKIEMEKEELQASLEESEAALEAEETKLLRSQLELSQTKSDLERRLQEKEEEIDAARKSHQRALESLQATLDVEIKGRMEGAKLKKKLEADVAEMELQVDLLTKSNTEFTKSSKKNQQQIKELQAQLEEEVRAREEHKDEMAALERRCALLVSDGEETRSALENTERVRKALEVELQDANEKYSDLNNQLQSVLSGRRKLEVDIQALQHEHDELQGELRGSVDKSKKASCELARVGEELRLEQEHTIHLEKVKKSLEAQVKDMSAKLEEAEQMALKGGKKIIQKLEGKVKELELELESEQKRHGETVKTLRKNERRLKELVFQSEEDQKNQQRMQELVERLQNKMRAYKRQVEEAEEQANMNLAKYRKTVHELDDAEERADIAESALTKIRTKKRGSFSKGYSSGYSTPHPGLVRSASSVGSEGRGEKMLNDDGESVSSLIPAYLNSLKKLMID
- the LOC127604820 gene encoding myosin-16-like isoform X5, yielding MKEGEELRRTREQNDRLILMARELKDHSLQLERAKNDVASNYRTERDIAQVSELRCVQLEKAQRELERQLSGLSDRLEEGEVRSTQLALHRDRMEEECNSLRQDLDQLEGALIACERDKEQVIEDLHSEEEKVDLLTQQKMQLEKQVEDLEYQLEQERYQREELEKNSGKVEGDNLCAQETLEAADKTRNGPEDIIKRMDMDISSTRSKLEAEEALRSGLQKKSKELQARIEELEEELEAERAIRSKVEKQRADLGRELEELTDRLEEAGGVTASQMEMNKKREAELQRLRRDLEESSIQSETFAATMRKRHGDVIAELSEQCEALQRTRAKLEKEKQNLRMEVDDLSTSLEGLQKAKMSSDSQIKKLEEQLYEANRRGDDQQRTLTELTVAKNRLTADNTDTSRRLAEAENKSGQLSRTKSLLQSQLEELKKQLDEEVKCKQALGASLGSVRQECEGLKEQLEEEQESKQELQRLVSKLNSEVTHLRTKHEADSIQYAEELEETKKKLVLRLQEAEEAAEATQAKCSSLEKTKQRLQGEVEELCMDLEKASGCGQALDKKQRLLEKQLGDWKQKCEELVAEVEGCQKESRQHTGELFKLKTVHEESLEQLEALRRENKVYQEEIADLTDQLSDGGKSVHELQKAKKKIEMEKEELQASLEESEAALEAEETKLLRSQLELSQTKSDLERRLQEKEEEIDAARKSHQRALESLQATLDVEIKGRMEGAKLKKKLEADVAEMELQVDLLTKSNTEFTKSSKKNQQQIKELQAQLEEEVRAREEHKDEMAALERRCALLVSDGEETRSALENTERVRKALEVELQDANEKYSDLNNQLQSVLSGRRKLEVDIQALQHEHDELQGELRGSVDKSKKASCELARVGEELRLEQEHTIHLEKVKKSLEAQVKDMSAKLEEAEQMALKGGKKIIQKLEGKVKELELELESEQKRHGETVKTLRKNERRLKELVFQSEEDQKNQQRMQELVERLQNKMRAYKRQVEEAEEQANMNLAKYRKTVHELDDAEERADIAESALTKIRTKKRGSFSKGYSSGYSTPHPGLVRSASSVGSEGRGEKMLNDDGESVSSLIPAYLNSLKKLMID
- the LOC127604820 gene encoding putative uncharacterized protein MYH16 isoform X1, with protein sequence MEKKVCVIQTDFHQYRPTVRPLAHVGPLTLQPVLHKPEGEMKEGEELRRTREQNDRLILMARELKDHSLQLERAKNDVASNYRTERDIAQVSELRCVQLEKAQRELERQLSGLSDRLEEGEVRSTQLALHRDRMEEECNSLRQDLDQLEGALIACERDKEQVIEDLHSEEEKVDLLTQQKMQLEKQVEDLEYQLEQERYQREELEKNSGKVEGDNLCAQETLEAADKTRNGPEDIIKRMDMDISSTRSKLEAEEALRSGLQKKSKELQARIEELEEELEAERAIRSKVEKQRADLGRELEELTDRLEEAGGVTASQMEMNKKREAELQRLRRDLEESSIQSETFAATMRKRHGDVIAELSEQCEALQRTRAKLEKEKQNLRMEVDDLSTSLEGLQKAKMSSDSQIKKLEEQLYEANRRGDDQQRTLTELTVAKNRLTADNTDTSRRLAEAENKSGQLSRTKSLLQSQLEELKKQLDEEVKCKQALGASLGSVRQECEGLKEQLEEEQESKQELQRLVSKLNSEVTHLRTKHEADSIQYAEELEETKKKLVLRLQEAEEAAEATQAKCSSLEKTKQRLQGEVEELCMDLEKASGCGQALDKKQRLLEKQLGDWKQKCEELVAEVEGCQKESRQHTGELFKLKTVHEESLEQLEALRRENKVYQEEIADLTDQLSDGGKSVHELQKAKKKIEMEKEELQASLEESEAALEAEETKLLRSQLELSQTKSDLERRLQEKEEEIDAARKSHQRALESLQATLDVEIKGRMEGAKLKKKLEADVAEMELQVDLLTKSNTEFTKSSKKNQQQIKELQAQLEEEVRAREEHKDEMAALERRCALLVSDGEETRSALENTERVRKALEVELQDANEKYSDLNNQLQSVLSGRRKLEVDIQALQHEHDELQGELRGSVDKSKKASCELARVGEELRLEQEHTIHLEKVKKSLEAQVKDMSAKLEEAEQMALKGGKKIIQKLEGKVKELELELESEQKRHGETVKTLRKNERRLKELVFQSEEDQKNQQRMQELVERLQNKMRAYKRQVEEAEEQANMNLAKYRKTVHELDDAEERADIAESALTKIRTKKRGSFSKGYSSGYSTPHPGLVRSASSVGSEGRGEKMLNDDGESVSSLIPAYLNSLKKLMID
- the LOC127604820 gene encoding myosin-16-like isoform X4; the encoded protein is MYFSCSQPRHFLSAEAEETKRDHGDTGTEPEPDEMDWDGFGTTLENRFQIERDIAQVSELRCVQLEKAQRELERQLSGLSDRLEEGEVRSTQLALHRDRMEEECNSLRQDLDQLEGALIACERDKEQVIEDLHSEEEKVDLLTQQKMQLEKQVEDLEYQLEQERYQREELEKNSGKVEGDNLCAQETLEAADKTRNGPEDIIKRMDMDISSTRSKLEAEEALRSGLQKKSKELQARIEELEEELEAERAIRSKVEKQRADLGRELEELTDRLEEAGGVTASQMEMNKKREAELQRLRRDLEESSIQSETFAATMRKRHGDVIAELSEQCEALQRTRAKLEKEKQNLRMEVDDLSTSLEGLQKAKMSSDSQIKKLEEQLYEANRRGDDQQRTLTELTVAKNRLTADNTDTSRRLAEAENKSGQLSRTKSLLQSQLEELKKQLDEEVKCKQALGASLGSVRQECEGLKEQLEEEQESKQELQRLVSKLNSEVTHLRTKHEADSIQYAEELEETKKKLVLRLQEAEEAAEATQAKCSSLEKTKQRLQGEVEELCMDLEKASGCGQALDKKQRLLEKQLGDWKQKCEELVAEVEGCQKESRQHTGELFKLKTVHEESLEQLEALRRENKVYQEEIADLTDQLSDGGKSVHELQKAKKKIEMEKEELQASLEESEAALEAEETKLLRSQLELSQTKSDLERRLQEKEEEIDAARKSHQRALESLQATLDVEIKGRMEGAKLKKKLEADVAEMELQVDLLTKSNTEFTKSSKKNQQQIKELQAQLEEEVRAREEHKDEMAALERRCALLVSDGEETRSALENTERVRKALEVELQDANEKYSDLNNQLQSVLSGRRKLEVDIQALQHEHDELQGELRGSVDKSKKASCELARVGEELRLEQEHTIHLEKVKKSLEAQVKDMSAKLEEAEQMALKGGKKIIQKLEGKVKELELELESEQKRHGETVKTLRKNERRLKELVFQSEEDQKNQQRMQELVERLQNKMRAYKRQVEEAEEQANMNLAKYRKTVHELDDAEERADIAESALTKIRTKKRGSFSKGYSSGYSTPHPGLVRSASSVGSEGRGEKMLNDDGESVSSLIPAYLNSLKKLMID